CATCGGTTGAAAGTGATAGTGAATGACTTGAAGAGTTTGGGAGAGAAGGTGGaagacaaggacttctcacataagttcttgagatgcttgccaccAAGATTTAATACTTTGGTCACTATCCTTGTGAGAGATATTGGAGACAATGACTccaaaccaagtactaggtgatgtggtcacTCAAGacacataccgtgtggaaagggatgggggcattcaagaggaagaaaagaagaagaagagtgtggcattcaaggccggcACTTCATCATCAAAgagcaagggcaaagctaagaaagaagaatcaagtgaagatgaaaagGAAGGCTCTATGGATGAAGATGAAGAGATGGCCCTCTTTGTGAGaagatttgacaagttcatgaagaagggctatggtgctagaagaagaaaggacaagACCAAGAGCAAGGATGAACCAAGAggatgctacaagtgcaagagcaaggatcatctcatagccgattgtcctaacaatagtgacaatgatgaagatgagaagaaggagaagaaggacaagaaggagaagaaaatgaccttcaagaagaagggtcacTTATTGTgccacatgggatagtgatgcttcttctagtgatgatgatgatgactctagtgatgatgagaagaagatatCCAAGAAGAAGGGTCATGCAAGCATTACTATTCATGACAAGCCCTCCCAATTCGACACACCATCAtcaacatgcttcatggctaaggccacaaaGGTGCAATCCAATGATgagaatgatagtgatagtgaggACAAGGAAAAGTACTCCAACGGGGAGCTCCTCGAGATGTTGCAAGGAGTtgcgcaagaaaaacaaatttcttgagcaatcccttgatgagctcaatggcactcatgagaggctaaagtaagcccatgagaagcttgagaaggctcactcctctcttctTGCTCTAGAGAAGAAGgaacctattgcaacatccaacataggtgttggtatttcttaatgtaaacagaaataatccacaagcacacggaattaccgttgtagcacttcacccggaagtattcagggtatcgtattttccataaGGAATgaaggtactcttctagctagttcgtccaaggacaacacaagggtagagttggtagaggttgagatggattcctatggttttagggtctaaggatagataaactctacttctacttgcttacttcgggcaccgcaTATCACCTGGTCTGCCAAGTAATGCTAGCCTATAGCTCTACGTCGAACCCAAAcatggggattacaagggacggacagggctatcaccacctgccgcctacccctcaaccgtggggcacgaggcaaacaaaggtagcctctagcctagacaccacgtctacgctatcgactactactcgtGTCATACAGGGTTATTAGTCTCTatcaggagccctctactagagtatccgctatGGGAGCGGACGACGAACCCGCAAGCAAataagagtaaagcttaactaatcaaaagacttccTACCATAAGAaacacgaacactcacttagcggaaGATTCCAACGAATTATAGCATAGGTGTTCATTGAGGTACAAGTTGGGGAAGACTACCGACGAGTTCGGTGCTTCCCCGAGCTCTTCCTCACATCTCTGCCTTACTACTCTAGCTAGCTAACTAGGGCATATGCCCTTGGAGTGATGCTCTTTGCACTTGCTCCCTTGGTGTGTTGTTCCAAATGAGGAGGgggagcctccttttataggtggagaggagggggttgATCCATGGAATATTCCATGATCCCCTCATAAAGTGCCCAAACCGCCATCTAGGTACATTGAATCTGTTCCACTCCTCAGCAACCGCCTTTGGAATGTTGGTAAGAGGTAGCCCATGCAAGACGGGGCCGATTGGGCTAGCTGGGGGGTGCAGTCGCACCATGGCTGGGCTCAAACAGGCCTATCTTTGGTGGGTGACCTGTGATCTTCTGGACTTGGCCCATGGGTGTTTGGCATGAAGTTGAGGTGGTTTACTTCGGTTATGGGCTTGTTCTCCACTTGTCTGGGCTCTTATTTGCTTGGTTGTGGGCCTTctcccccttgggctcatgtcgggtGTTTGTATTTTTTTTCATATATACTTTAGGCTCATTTTCTATGTAATTCCGACATGTCCCCTGCAAATggtaaatcaccaaaactcatggaattcgtCAGTTGtaagccctaattctaagtttggtgttcatttgaGCAGATTTTAAGTGAGGGTTGGCAGTTAGAAATgggagttaaggaccaccaacaataGGCATAACTTGTGACATACTTaatgaatctttctataagcctattgttgttgttctcactaacccttcttgtagctcaACTTCCACTACTActtcacctatgagtgatggtttcacttgtgatgcctcacttatggttgagaatgagaccttgaaaaaggaggtcaatgagctcactcacgccttaggcaaggcctatggtggtgaggcccacttgcttaagtgcttgggtagccaacgcttttctctcaacaaagagggattgagctataccctcaagaatggcaaggcggcctttgctcctcacaagactagttttgtgaagaacaatggtcagttttgcaatagatagaAGCAAGTTGGGCAcctagagcaatattgcaaaaacaagaacaagaacactaatgtat
This sequence is a window from Miscanthus floridulus cultivar M001 chromosome 10, ASM1932011v1, whole genome shotgun sequence. Protein-coding genes within it:
- the LOC136488330 gene encoding uncharacterized protein gives rise to the protein MTPNQVLGDVVTQDTYRVERDGGIQEEEKKKKSVAFKAGTSSSKSKGKAKKEESSEDEKEGSMDEDEEMALFVRRFDKFMKKGYGARRRKDKTKSKDEPRGCYKCKSKDHLIADCPNNSDNDEDEKKEKKDKKEKKMTFKKKGHLLCHMG